One genomic window of Dethiosulfovibrio russensis includes the following:
- a CDS encoding formate/nitrite transporter family protein, whose translation MKNPLDIARSVCDSAKTKAAWSVPQMMVLGGLAGAYVAFGGWAMTVTTFDLASVGVAKVIGGSVFSIGLILVVLAGAELFTGNCVMPLAVMAGRLPMRDVLRNWFWVYLANLLGAVLVAVLVYNTGLWRGDIGAKALAIAAGKMGLSWWEAFFRGILCNWIVVLAVWLSMSSETVIGKIWAIYFPIMVFVASGFEHSIANMYFMAMGLLLKGDPSVVAAAALPAGDLGAVSLWGYFNNLIPVTAGNIVGGALFVAVLYFSVFKSNLVSR comes from the coding sequence ATGAAAAATCCCCTGGACATCGCCCGTTCCGTATGCGATTCAGCCAAGACCAAGGCAGCCTGGTCCGTCCCCCAAATGATGGTTCTGGGAGGACTGGCCGGAGCCTACGTCGCCTTCGGGGGCTGGGCGATGACCGTGACCACCTTCGACTTGGCCTCGGTCGGGGTCGCCAAGGTGATCGGAGGATCGGTCTTCAGCATAGGTCTTATTCTGGTGGTGTTGGCCGGCGCAGAGCTCTTCACCGGAAATTGCGTCATGCCTCTGGCAGTCATGGCTGGCCGACTTCCCATGAGGGATGTGTTGAGAAACTGGTTTTGGGTGTATCTGGCCAACCTACTGGGGGCTGTCTTGGTGGCGGTTCTCGTGTATAATACTGGACTGTGGCGAGGTGATATAGGAGCCAAGGCTCTGGCCATCGCTGCGGGAAAGATGGGCCTTTCCTGGTGGGAGGCTTTCTTTCGGGGCATTCTGTGCAACTGGATAGTGGTCTTGGCGGTGTGGCTCTCCATGAGCTCCGAGACGGTGATAGGAAAGATATGGGCCATCTACTTTCCCATAATGGTCTTCGTGGCCTCCGGATTCGAGCACTCGATCGCCAATATGTACTTCATGGCTATGGGGCTTCTCCTGAAGGGAGATCCCTCGGTAGTCGCAGCTGCGGCTCTTCCTGCCGGTGACCTCGGAGCTGTCAGTCTCTGGGGATATTTCAATAACCTGATACCGGTCACTGCCGGCAACATCGTAGGAGGAGCTCTCTTCGTGGCGGTCCTTTATTTCTCGGTATTTAAATCCAATCTTGTCTCGCGGTGA
- a CDS encoding ATP-binding protein: MLDDLSLHILDIAENSVGAGARNVTVDLIEDRAGGWLTLSVEDDGRGMDEETCAKVVDPFYTTRTTRKVGLGIPFLRQSAELCGGSLELSSTLGVGTSLKASFRLDSIDLPPMGDVPSSIVTLLMSAPTVRWIYRHEIDGRVFLLDSVEILEILGDPEALRDPNIALWLKDYMAENVGSIEKTLPE, encoded by the coding sequence ATGCTTGACGATCTGTCCCTTCACATATTGGACATAGCTGAGAACAGCGTAGGAGCCGGAGCCCGTAACGTCACGGTAGACCTCATAGAGGATCGAGCTGGCGGCTGGCTTACCCTTTCGGTGGAGGACGACGGCAGAGGGATGGACGAGGAGACCTGTGCCAAGGTGGTGGATCCCTTCTACACCACCAGGACCACCAGAAAGGTAGGGCTGGGGATCCCCTTTCTACGTCAGTCGGCGGAGCTGTGCGGCGGGTCTCTGGAACTGTCCTCTACTCTAGGAGTCGGTACCTCCCTGAAGGCCTCCTTTCGGTTGGACTCCATAGACCTTCCTCCGATGGGAGACGTTCCCTCCTCGATCGTGACCTTGTTGATGTCGGCTCCGACGGTTCGTTGGATATATCGTCACGAGATAGACGGCAGGGTCTTCTTGCTGGATAGCGTTGAGATCCTGGAGATCCTGGGAGATCCAGAGGCTCTGAGGGACCCCAACATCGCGCTGTGGCTGAAGGATTATATGGCTGAGAACGTCGGATCGATCGAGAAAACTTTACCCGAATAG
- a CDS encoding PHP domain-containing protein → MTLKPFVVDLHLHTVLSPCGELEMGAPEIVSRAVDRGIDLLAVTDHNSCLNYPALAGAAEGQPIRIIPGMEIQSAEDVHVVALFGDYGSALLCQEWVWETLPDVPNREDVFGYQVVIDRNNEVVDMVSTLLIQGTDRSVDRVVDRVHELGGVAILAHVDRPAFSYPAVLGFVPDSLPVDGLELSPRVTADEIGLWRESYPDRTFLRSSDSHRLEEISKDRCSLMFLEEPTFDEIALALRGEGGRSVLI, encoded by the coding sequence GTGACCTTGAAGCCCTTCGTCGTCGATCTGCATCTCCATACCGTCCTGTCCCCCTGCGGAGAGTTGGAGATGGGGGCTCCCGAGATAGTTAGCAGAGCGGTCGATAGGGGCATAGATTTACTGGCGGTGACCGACCACAATAGCTGTCTCAACTACCCGGCTCTGGCGGGGGCGGCGGAAGGGCAGCCCATAAGGATAATCCCGGGCATGGAGATCCAGTCGGCCGAGGACGTGCACGTGGTGGCCCTGTTCGGCGATTATGGCTCGGCCCTGCTCTGTCAGGAGTGGGTCTGGGAGACCCTGCCCGACGTCCCCAACAGAGAGGACGTTTTCGGGTATCAGGTCGTAATAGACCGGAATAACGAGGTGGTCGATATGGTCTCCACGCTCTTGATACAGGGAACGGATCGTTCGGTGGATCGTGTTGTAGATCGGGTGCATGAGTTGGGGGGGGTGGCCATACTGGCCCACGTGGACAGACCGGCCTTTTCCTATCCCGCCGTATTGGGGTTCGTCCCAGATAGTCTCCCGGTGGACGGGCTGGAGCTTTCCCCCAGGGTAACGGCGGACGAGATCGGCCTTTGGAGGGAGAGCTATCCCGACCGAACTTTTCTCAGGTCGTCCGATTCCCATAGGCTGGAGGAGATATCGAAGGATCGCTGTTCACTGATGTTTCTGGAGGAGCCAACCTTCGACGAGATCGCCCTGGCCCTTAGAGGAGAGGGCGGGCGGTCTGTTCTCATATGA
- a CDS encoding phosphatidylserine decarboxylase yields the protein MRFAKDGYATIALAWGAVAAGMVLWVPSLILLLPVAALVLWFFRDPERVPECGPEGWVSPADGEVVEILSVNHPYTGPATKVGIFMNPLSVHVNRIPRAGTVEYMKYVPGKKWMAFADKASEDNERFYLGFHTDCGPSMVVQIAGFLARRIVSRTRRGCRYDRGQRFGMIKLGSKVDVYLPEGVQLKTSVGQKVFAGKTCIGVCRHERTD from the coding sequence ATGAGGTTCGCCAAGGACGGTTACGCCACGATAGCTCTGGCCTGGGGTGCGGTAGCGGCTGGTATGGTTCTGTGGGTTCCGTCTCTTATACTGTTGTTGCCTGTGGCCGCTCTGGTGTTGTGGTTTTTCAGGGATCCCGAGAGGGTCCCCGAATGCGGTCCGGAGGGATGGGTCTCCCCTGCGGACGGAGAGGTCGTGGAGATACTTTCTGTGAACCATCCCTATACCGGTCCCGCCACCAAGGTCGGCATATTCATGAATCCTCTCAGCGTACACGTAAACAGGATTCCCCGGGCCGGTACGGTGGAGTACATGAAATACGTCCCGGGGAAAAAATGGATGGCCTTCGCCGACAAGGCCTCGGAGGACAACGAAAGATTCTACCTCGGGTTCCACACCGACTGCGGCCCATCCATGGTGGTCCAGATAGCCGGTTTTCTGGCGAGACGGATAGTCTCCAGGACCAGGAGAGGATGTAGATACGATAGAGGTCAGCGTTTTGGCATGATTAAGTTGGGCTCTAAAGTTGACGTCTATCTTCCCGAAGGTGTACAGTTAAAGACATCTGTCGGACAAAAGGTTTTCGCCGGCAAAACCTGTATAGGAGTGTGTCGCCATGAGAGGACCGATTAA
- a CDS encoding nitroreductase family protein, with the protein MEKKARTNYPINDLLVRRWSPRAFSSRIPGKEIVLSFFEAARWAPSCFNEQPWTFIYATKEDPEEFQTMLDCLVPGNVRWASEAPVLVIAVAAEKFASGRDNLWAWHDVGMAVENLILEATSKGLFAHPMAGFDGDKIKETYDIPEDYTPVTAIAIGYPGEVSSLPEDLQEAEVAQRERKAVYEFTFRRTWGDNRGV; encoded by the coding sequence ATGGAAAAAAAAGCGAGAACAAACTACCCTATAAACGACCTTTTGGTCAGACGATGGAGCCCCAGGGCCTTTTCTTCCAGGATTCCTGGGAAGGAGATAGTCCTGTCCTTTTTCGAGGCCGCCCGATGGGCGCCGTCTTGTTTCAACGAGCAGCCCTGGACTTTTATCTACGCCACTAAAGAGGACCCTGAGGAGTTTCAGACCATGTTGGACTGTCTGGTACCGGGCAACGTCAGATGGGCCTCGGAGGCACCGGTGTTGGTTATAGCCGTGGCGGCGGAAAAATTCGCCAGCGGCAGGGACAACCTGTGGGCCTGGCACGACGTCGGTATGGCGGTGGAAAACCTAATACTCGAGGCCACGTCCAAGGGCCTGTTCGCCCATCCGATGGCCGGTTTCGACGGAGACAAAATCAAGGAGACCTACGACATACCTGAGGACTACACCCCGGTCACTGCCATAGCCATCGGTTACCCCGGAGAGGTATCCTCGCTTCCGGAGGATCTACAGGAGGCCGAGGTGGCACAGAGGGAGAGGAAAGCGGTTTACGAGTTCACCTTCCGCAGAACCTGGGGCGACAACAGAGGGGTTTAA
- a CDS encoding serine kinase: MEELVESLGLTVLTAGDVQADVSGMVVGDLLSFVMAKGQPGWGWITIHSHVNVAAVAVLRDMPLVIVAAGRPVDEDLVARCDAEGITLAKTEMSAYGLCGRIYGMGLVEGE, translated from the coding sequence GTGGAGGAACTGGTGGAGAGTTTGGGCTTGACCGTCCTGACCGCCGGAGACGTTCAGGCGGATGTCTCCGGAATGGTCGTAGGCGATCTCTTGAGTTTCGTCATGGCGAAAGGACAGCCCGGCTGGGGATGGATAACCATACATTCCCACGTGAACGTGGCGGCCGTGGCGGTGCTCAGGGATATGCCCCTGGTGATAGTGGCGGCGGGCCGTCCCGTCGACGAAGACCTGGTGGCCCGATGCGATGCCGAGGGGATAACCCTGGCTAAGACGGAGATGTCCGCCTATGGCCTGTGCGGCAGGATATACGGCATGGGTCTCGTCGAGGGGGAGTGA
- a CDS encoding prepilin peptidase: MSLPNYTLAAIGAVIGAVAGSFFNVVAERTVSDRPWWGSERSSCPSCGRTLQALDLIPLISWIASRGKCRYCKNAISVRYPIVELLYSLWSAVALYIWGPSPAGVGAMTGGWLMILNAMTDLQSGYIYDHLVGSIAVAGALLRIFGGTEALLDGAIGAAAAAGIIAIIVILSRGGMGWGDATLMGGAGALLGWKMALIATYLGFMIGGLFAVLLVLLKKAARKDSVPLAPFLTAGFMAALVWGPDILGYLGQSPGWPWR, from the coding sequence ATGTCGCTTCCCAACTATACCCTGGCGGCCATAGGAGCGGTGATAGGTGCGGTGGCGGGATCTTTTTTCAACGTCGTCGCCGAAAGAACCGTCTCGGATAGACCCTGGTGGGGTTCGGAGAGATCCAGCTGCCCCAGCTGCGGTCGAACCTTGCAGGCCCTGGACCTGATACCTCTGATCTCCTGGATAGCATCCAGAGGAAAGTGTAGATACTGTAAAAACGCCATATCCGTGAGATATCCCATCGTGGAGCTGCTTTACTCCCTATGGTCGGCGGTAGCCCTCTATATCTGGGGACCGTCTCCGGCAGGAGTCGGGGCTATGACAGGAGGATGGCTGATGATACTCAACGCCATGACGGACCTCCAGTCGGGCTACATCTACGACCACCTGGTAGGGTCCATAGCTGTGGCGGGAGCGCTCCTTCGGATCTTCGGAGGAACGGAAGCCCTGCTGGACGGGGCTATCGGCGCCGCCGCCGCCGCGGGGATCATAGCGATCATAGTGATATTGAGCAGAGGCGGCATGGGCTGGGGAGACGCCACTTTGATGGGGGGAGCGGGAGCTCTTCTCGGATGGAAGATGGCCTTGATAGCCACCTATCTGGGGTTTATGATAGGCGGGCTTTTCGCTGTGCTTCTGGTACTGTTGAAAAAGGCGGCAAGAAAGGACTCGGTTCCCCTCGCTCCCTTTCTGACCGCCGGTTTCATGGCAGCTCTCGTATGGGGGCCCGATATACTGGGCTATCTGGGCCAGTCGCCAGGATGGCCCTGGAGATGA
- the mce gene encoding methylmalonyl-CoA epimerase, with translation MNVKVVDHIGIAVKSIEESLKFWEESLGIHCHGVEEVAEQKVKTAFLPIEDTEIELLEGTSEDSPVSKFIEKKGEGIHHMAIRVDDLEKALAELKEKGVRLIDETPRIGAGGAKIAFVHPKASGGVLLELCERS, from the coding sequence GTGAACGTAAAGGTCGTGGACCACATCGGAATAGCGGTTAAGAGCATAGAGGAATCCCTCAAGTTCTGGGAGGAAAGTCTCGGGATCCACTGTCATGGAGTGGAGGAGGTCGCAGAGCAAAAGGTCAAGACCGCCTTCCTTCCCATCGAGGATACGGAGATAGAGCTCCTGGAAGGGACCTCGGAGGACAGCCCGGTCTCCAAGTTCATAGAGAAGAAGGGCGAGGGGATCCACCATATGGCTATCAGGGTGGACGATCTCGAGAAAGCCTTGGCCGAGCTGAAGGAAAAGGGTGTTCGCCTGATAGACGAGACCCCCAGAATCGGAGCCGGCGGCGCAAAGATAGCCTTCGTTCATCCCAAGGCCAGTGGTGGCGTCTTGCTGGAGCTCTGCGAGAGAAGCTGA
- the gyrA gene encoding DNA gyrase subunit A has translation MEEQTLFGKIIRHPLVEEIKRSYLDYAMSVIVGRALPDARDGLKPVQRRILFAMQELGLRHNQSYKKSARVVGETMGKYHPHGDSAIYDTMVRLAQNFSMRYTLVDGQGNFGSIDGDSAAAMRYTEARLQELGELMLQDIDEDTVEWGPNFDESLKEPMVLPSQVPNLLVNGSTGIAVGMATNMPPHNLGEVVDAICYLIEAGDQAEFGELMARMPGPDFPTGGIILGKDGIIDAYRTGRGRLVVQGLVHVEEGKRGKSSVVITEIPYMVNKTTMIETIASCVQNKTIDGVTDIRDESDRKGLRVVLEVSRDVDPELVIRQLYRRSQLQNTFGVINLALVDGRPVELSLTDMLNVFLGHRRTVVRRRTEFRLKKAEARAHILEGLVKALDVIDRVIALIRGSDNAALAKERLVAELDFTEIQAQAILDMKLQRLTGLERDKLNDEFAGLLADIQRYRSILDSEKVLDGVIVEELVALKGKYGDDRRTKIVDRVGQDCSDEDLIPREDIVVMLSRDGYLRRVPLEDYSLQAKGGKGRRGARLREEDEVSLMGVSTTHDDIFLFTTKGRVFAIKGYIISESRTGKGKLIGKYISLENDERVVSMKTRRGQEAGFLFFLTRRGIAKRLPSSELDNLTRAGRRVVTLDEGDEIAQILPTSGMDDLLLVSAMGQALRVSEDEFRPMGRSARGVKAMRLKDGDRIISGEVVTEDRRPILVSETGIGKRTNFEDFTVHHRGGGGMKVMTINSRTGLLAAATSVSEDDEIIVMTAKGRMIRVAAKEIRVLGRTAAGSIVVRLDGGDSVVDLSVVNMDGEDLE, from the coding sequence ATGGAAGAACAGACTCTTTTCGGAAAGATAATCCGTCATCCACTGGTGGAGGAGATCAAGAGGAGCTATCTGGATTACGCCATGAGCGTCATAGTCGGGAGAGCTCTTCCCGACGCCAGGGACGGATTGAAGCCGGTGCAGAGGCGTATCCTCTTCGCCATGCAGGAACTGGGCCTCAGACACAATCAATCTTATAAGAAGTCCGCCAGGGTGGTCGGAGAGACCATGGGTAAATACCATCCTCACGGCGACTCGGCCATATACGATACCATGGTTCGTCTGGCCCAGAATTTCAGTATGCGTTATACCCTGGTCGACGGACAGGGCAACTTCGGCTCCATCGACGGAGACAGCGCCGCCGCCATGAGATACACCGAGGCCAGGCTCCAGGAGCTGGGAGAGCTTATGCTTCAGGATATCGACGAGGATACGGTGGAGTGGGGTCCCAACTTCGACGAATCCCTGAAGGAACCGATGGTGCTGCCCTCCCAGGTCCCCAACCTTCTGGTTAACGGCAGCACCGGCATCGCCGTCGGTATGGCCACCAATATGCCTCCCCACAACCTTGGAGAGGTCGTCGACGCCATATGCTATCTCATAGAGGCTGGAGATCAGGCCGAGTTCGGCGAGCTGATGGCCCGTATGCCCGGTCCGGATTTTCCCACAGGAGGGATCATCCTCGGAAAGGACGGCATAATAGACGCCTATCGCACCGGTCGAGGCCGCCTGGTGGTGCAGGGATTGGTGCACGTGGAGGAAGGCAAGAGGGGTAAGAGCAGCGTCGTCATAACAGAGATCCCCTATATGGTCAACAAGACCACCATGATAGAGACTATAGCCTCCTGCGTTCAGAACAAAACCATAGACGGAGTTACCGACATCAGGGACGAGTCGGACCGAAAGGGACTCAGGGTCGTGCTAGAGGTCTCCAGGGACGTCGATCCCGAGCTCGTAATAAGACAGCTCTACAGGAGGAGCCAGCTCCAGAACACCTTCGGGGTGATAAACCTCGCCCTGGTGGACGGCCGGCCGGTGGAGCTTTCTCTGACCGATATGCTCAACGTCTTCCTGGGGCACAGAAGGACCGTCGTCAGACGGAGAACCGAGTTCCGGCTGAAGAAGGCCGAGGCCAGAGCCCATATACTGGAGGGGCTGGTTAAGGCCCTGGACGTGATAGACAGGGTCATAGCCCTTATCAGGGGCTCGGACAACGCCGCTTTAGCCAAGGAACGTCTCGTAGCTGAACTGGACTTCACCGAGATCCAGGCTCAGGCCATCCTGGACATGAAGCTTCAAAGGCTCACCGGACTCGAGAGGGATAAGCTCAACGACGAATTCGCCGGGCTTCTGGCCGACATCCAGAGATATCGCTCGATCCTGGACAGCGAGAAGGTCCTGGACGGCGTCATAGTGGAGGAATTGGTCGCCTTGAAGGGCAAATACGGCGACGATCGCAGGACCAAGATAGTGGATAGGGTAGGTCAGGACTGCTCCGACGAGGATCTCATTCCCAGGGAGGACATCGTGGTAATGCTCTCCAGAGACGGCTATCTGCGCAGGGTTCCCCTAGAGGACTACTCGCTTCAGGCTAAGGGAGGCAAGGGCCGTAGAGGTGCCAGGCTCAGGGAGGAGGACGAGGTGTCGCTCATGGGAGTGAGCACCACTCACGACGACATCTTCCTATTCACCACCAAGGGCAGGGTGTTCGCCATAAAGGGATACATCATATCGGAGAGCAGGACCGGCAAGGGCAAGCTCATCGGCAAATATATCTCCCTGGAGAACGACGAGAGGGTCGTCAGTATGAAGACTCGCAGAGGTCAGGAAGCCGGTTTCCTCTTCTTCCTTACGAGAAGGGGCATAGCTAAGAGGCTTCCCTCCTCTGAACTGGATAACCTTACCAGGGCAGGCCGCAGGGTGGTAACCCTCGACGAGGGAGACGAGATAGCCCAGATCCTTCCCACCTCCGGAATGGACGACCTTCTTCTGGTCTCCGCCATGGGGCAGGCTCTGAGGGTCTCGGAGGACGAGTTCCGTCCCATGGGCAGATCCGCCAGAGGAGTCAAAGCGATGAGGCTCAAAGACGGAGACAGGATAATAAGCGGCGAGGTCGTCACGGAGGACCGTCGTCCCATTCTGGTCAGCGAGACCGGCATAGGGAAGAGGACGAACTTCGAGGACTTCACCGTCCACCACAGGGGTGGAGGAGGCATGAAGGTCATGACGATCAACTCCAGGACCGGACTGCTCGCGGCCGCTACGTCCGTCTCAGAGGACGACGAGATCATAGTAATGACCGCCAAGGGCCGCATGATTCGAGTGGCCGCTAAAGAGATCAGGGTGCTCGGTCGTACCGCAGCGGGGTCGATAGTTGTCCGTCTGGACGGAGGAGACTCGGTGGTGGACCTGAGCGTGGTTAATATGGACGGAGAGGATCTGGAATGA
- a CDS encoding alpha/beta hydrolase: MSGSHVDASGCYGDRSVRIDVLESPEGSLWVVCLFHGVYGVASLEEGNKYGELARRLSERGITTCLVETSRDVRNRSDFPDRTDWAVAAFAGKKYGQELFDHMSGLSKVSEIFPDGRICLWGFSLGGIDSLMIAGGVVEPVSDLGLDVPPVPLDRIGALVISGSGDTLRSDSSIKTSLPVLSSICEAEVLREACRNVEVSSVDFFYGSEDDTFDEPSCRRLFDLIPVSNRHFTVIDGADHPFRSLDGISSTKPLDLMVETVSSHLQGHPGDWPR; this comes from the coding sequence ATGAGCGGTTCCCATGTGGATGCGTCTGGATGTTACGGCGATCGTTCCGTCCGGATCGATGTTCTCGAGTCCCCTGAGGGGAGCCTTTGGGTGGTCTGTCTCTTCCACGGTGTCTACGGAGTGGCGTCTCTGGAGGAGGGCAACAAATACGGAGAGCTTGCCAGGAGGTTGTCGGAACGGGGAATAACGACCTGTCTGGTCGAGACCAGCAGGGACGTGAGAAACAGATCAGATTTTCCCGACCGGACCGATTGGGCTGTCGCCGCTTTTGCTGGAAAAAAATACGGCCAGGAGCTTTTCGACCATATGTCGGGGCTAAGCAAGGTTTCCGAGATATTTCCCGATGGAAGGATCTGCCTCTGGGGGTTTTCTCTCGGTGGAATAGACTCTCTCATGATCGCAGGAGGTGTGGTGGAGCCGGTTTCCGATCTCGGCTTAGACGTGCCCCCCGTCCCATTGGATCGTATAGGGGCCTTGGTCATCTCCGGCAGCGGCGACACCCTGAGGTCCGACAGTTCCATAAAGACATCCTTGCCTGTACTGAGCTCCATCTGTGAGGCCGAGGTCCTAAGGGAGGCCTGCCGAAACGTGGAAGTTTCCTCTGTGGATTTCTTTTACGGAAGCGAGGACGATACCTTCGACGAGCCCTCCTGCCGGAGGCTTTTCGATCTGATACCGGTCTCCAATAGGCACTTTACCGTTATCGACGGGGCCGATCACCCCTTCAGGAGTTTAGATGGAATTTCCTCTACCAAACCTCTGGATCTTATGGTGGAGACCGTTTCGTCTCATCTCCAGGGCCATCCTGGCGACTGGCCCAGATAG
- the pssA gene encoding CDP-diacylglycerol--serine O-phosphatidyltransferase has translation MRGPIKLKGHDIHWRAYIPNMITSGNLLCGMLSLILTMKGQYFPAAWLVAFAVFFDFMDGKVARMLGVSSAFGVEFDSLGDVVSFGVAPAILVYSTTLSSVPGVGGALVAVFFTLCGALRLARFNVVHVPGPFQGLPIPAGGLFLASWAIAGISLPPAIMAAMVALAGALMISTVSYSNLKGLKRGGVDRRRMLFLKVLVATVVFLLKEKALLALISVYIISGLIRFDWQAWLSIAEEDSVEYDGD, from the coding sequence ATGAGAGGACCGATTAAGCTGAAGGGCCACGATATTCACTGGAGGGCCTATATCCCCAACATGATAACCAGCGGGAACCTGCTCTGCGGCATGTTGTCTTTGATATTGACCATGAAGGGACAGTATTTCCCCGCGGCCTGGCTGGTCGCCTTTGCCGTCTTCTTCGACTTCATGGACGGGAAGGTCGCCAGGATGTTGGGGGTCAGCAGCGCGTTCGGGGTCGAGTTCGACAGCCTCGGCGACGTCGTGAGTTTCGGCGTGGCTCCGGCCATTCTGGTCTACTCGACGACCCTATCCTCCGTTCCCGGAGTCGGAGGCGCTTTGGTGGCGGTCTTCTTCACCCTCTGCGGAGCGCTCCGTCTCGCCCGGTTCAACGTCGTTCACGTTCCCGGCCCCTTTCAGGGACTTCCCATACCGGCGGGAGGCCTCTTTCTGGCTTCCTGGGCCATCGCCGGAATATCTCTTCCTCCGGCCATAATGGCGGCTATGGTGGCTTTGGCCGGAGCTCTGATGATCTCCACCGTTTCCTACAGCAACCTGAAGGGTCTTAAAAGGGGCGGGGTGGATCGAAGGAGGATGCTGTTCCTGAAGGTCCTGGTGGCCACGGTTGTGTTCCTCCTCAAGGAAAAGGCCCTCTTGGCCCTGATATCGGTCTATATAATAAGCGGGCTTATCCGCTTCGACTGGCAGGCCTGGCTGTCTATAGCGGAAGAGGACTCTGTGGAATACGACGGAGATTAA
- a CDS encoding universal stress protein has protein sequence MKKILVAVDLSDLSEGLVRYGYEMAAMMDADIGFIHIVPHPTLWKGYEPWLPPQFGQEILEIAEKKLRRYIKSACSGDCNACIGYDPARIHVIVKEGNPATSIIDLAKDKDIDLIIMGHRGQSALEWFLVGSTATSVARYSHCSVLIYRPPMEDEEEEEPSEEN, from the coding sequence ATGAAGAAGATACTGGTAGCAGTGGACCTCAGCGATCTCTCTGAGGGGTTGGTCCGTTACGGTTACGAGATGGCGGCTATGATGGATGCCGATATAGGTTTTATCCACATAGTGCCCCATCCCACATTATGGAAGGGCTACGAGCCTTGGCTCCCGCCTCAGTTTGGCCAGGAGATACTGGAGATAGCGGAGAAAAAGCTGAGACGGTACATAAAATCCGCCTGCAGCGGTGACTGCAATGCCTGTATAGGCTACGACCCGGCAAGGATACACGTAATAGTTAAGGAGGGCAATCCCGCTACCTCCATAATAGACCTGGCCAAGGACAAGGATATAGATCTGATAATAATGGGGCACAGAGGGCAGTCGGCGTTAGAGTGGTTCCTTGTCGGCAGCACCGCTACCTCGGTGGCCAGATATTCCCACTGTTCCGTGCTGATATATCGTCCTCCTATGGAGGACGAGGAAGAAGAGGAACCATCGGAGGAGAATTGA